A DNA window from Centroberyx gerrardi isolate f3 chromosome 5, fCenGer3.hap1.cur.20231027, whole genome shotgun sequence contains the following coding sequences:
- the tgfa gene encoding protransforming growth factor alpha, translating to MMSRIFWDAIFLISGSLFTFGAGQGNSIIDTSTPIDTNSTSASNTTATASTATTSASTTTTTITMTNSIPPFVAAAVRSHFDDCPDSHSHFCFHGTCRFLILEETPACVCHPGFVGMRCEHADLLAVVATNHRQQTVATVLVLCVVGCVLFMLFCTLLHCWWRRDCHRRSHALHYVPEKSSSMLKGGASCCHSESEKEHGPCF from the exons ATGATGAGTCGGATTTTCTGGGATGCAATTTTTCTCATAAGTG GCTCCCTCTTCACATTTGGAGCGGGGCAGGGAAATTCAATTATTGATACCAGCACTCCCATCGATACAAACTCGACTAGTGCGTCTAACACCACCGCAACCGCCTCTACAGCAACCACCAGCGCCAGCACCACTACCACAACCATCACAATGACCAACAGCATCCCTCCA TTTGTGGCAGCGGCTGTTCGGTCTCATTTTGATGACTGTCCAGACTCCCACAGCCATTTCTGTTTCCATGGGACTTGTCGCTTCCTGATATTAGAGGAGACTCCTGCATGTGT GTGTCATCCAGGCTTTGTTGGGATGAGATGTGAGCATGCAGACCTGCTCGCTGTAGTAGCAACTaatcacagacagcagacagtcGCCACGGTGCTGGTGCTGTGTGTGGTTGGTTGTGTGCTGTTCATGCTGTTCTGCACGCTTCTACA TTGTTGGTGGAGGCGGGACTGTCACAGACGGAGCCATGCGCTCCACTACGTCCCAGAGAAATCCAGCAGCATGCTGAAGGGGGGAGCATCCTGCTGTCATTCTGAAAGTG AAAAAGAGCATGGCCCATGTTTCTAG